One Triticum dicoccoides isolate Atlit2015 ecotype Zavitan chromosome 5B, WEW_v2.0, whole genome shotgun sequence genomic window carries:
- the LOC119312353 gene encoding elongation factor P-like isoform X2 — protein sequence MQILRRNLLEASRRLSFLLHSPPPAAHAHAHAVATLSAARRDPSAGSLAATPWAATQRRGAKILGSDVKLGNVIQRRGRIYQVIKSHHSHQGRGGATIQVELRDVDTGNKIVERFRTDEALERVFVEDKPFTYLYQEGDNVALMEPNTFEQLEVSKELFGKNAAYLKDEMKVTLQFFDGRALSGSVPPRVTCTVVEAQPNAKGLTATPQYKRVLLDNGLTVLAPPFVEVGENIVVSTVDDSYMTR from the exons ATGCAGATCCTCCGGCGGAACCTTCTCGAAGCTTCCCgccgcctctccttcctcctccactcTCCACCTCCCGCCGCCCACGCACACGCCCATGCCGTCGCCACCCTCTCCGCCGCCCGGCGGGACCCGTCCGCGGGCTCCCTCgccgccacgccgtgggccgccacGCAGCGCCGCGGCGCGAAGATACTCGGCTCCGAC GTCAAACTTGGAAATGTGATACAGAGAAGAG GCCGCATTTATCAG GTGATAAAATCGCATCATTCACATCAAGGAAGAGGAGGAGCCACAATACAG GTGGAACTGAGGGATGTTGACACTGGTAACAAAATAGTTGAAAGATTTCGTACTGACGAGGCTCTTGAGA GAGTTTTTGTTGAGGATAAGCCTTTCACATATCTGTATCAGGAAGGAGACAACGTGGCACTTATGGA GCCTAACACGTTTGAGCAACTCGAGGTTTCGAAGGAACTGTTTGGCAAAAACGCTGCATATCTGAAAG ATGAGATGAAGGTAACTCTACAATTCTTTGATGGCCGAGCGTTGTCTGGCTCAGTGCCTCCTCGTGTGACTTGCACTGTTGTTGAAGCACAGCCTAATGCAAAAGGCCTAACTGCTACACCTCA ATATAAGAGGGTCTTGCTGGATAATGGCCTTACAGTGCTT GCCCCGCCTTTTGTTGAAGTGGGTGAGAACATCGTTGTTAGTACTGTGGATGATTCATATATGACTAGGTAA
- the LOC119310401 gene encoding histone H2A-like produces ALPSTQRAPVPPPEIPIPHRPSPNLSSPPDATEASAAGAVPKAKKYVVGRKLGGGPRKKAVARSVKAGLQFPVGRIGRFLKKGRYAQRVGMGAPVYLASVLEYLAAELLELAGNAAKDNKKSRIIPRHLLLAIRNDQELGRLLAGVTIAHGGVLPNINPVLLPKKTAEKEPKSPKKAAKSPKKAAEKEPKSPKAAKSPKKA; encoded by the coding sequence GCACTCCCTTCAACACAGCGCGCTCCCGTCCCGCCTCCTGAAATCCCAATTCCCCATCGGCCATCGCCGAATCTCTCCAGCCCGCCAGACGCCACGGAAGCCTCAGCCGCCGGCGCCGTCCCGAAGGCGAAGAAGTACGTGGTGGGGCGCAAGCTCGGCGGCGGCCCGAGGAAGAAGGCGGTGGCGCGGTCCGTCAAGGCCGGGCTGCAGTTCCCCGTCGGCCGCATCGGGCGCTTCCTCAAGAAGGGCCGGTACGCGCAGCGCGTCGGCATGGGCGCTCCCGTCTACCTCGCCTCCGTCCTTGAGTACCTCgccgccgagctcctggagctcgccGGGAACGCCGCCAAGGACAACAAGAAGTCCCGCATCATCCCGCGCCACCTGCTGCTCGCCATCCGGAACGACCAGGAGCTCGGCAGGCTGCTCGCCGGCGTCACCATCGCCCACGGCGGCGTGCTGCCCAACATCAACCCCGTGCTGCTCCCCAAGAAGACGGCCGAGAAGGAGCCCAAGTCGCCCAAGAAGGCTGCCAAGTCCCCCAAGAAGGCGGCCGAGAAGGAGCCCAAGTCGCCCAAGGCCGCCAAGTCCCCCAAGAAGGCTTAG
- the LOC119312352 gene encoding protochlorophyllide-dependent translocon component 52, chloroplastic-like yields MDPLSLLVPRARPSLPLPLRAAAPAISSARAAAPAPRRWRQRARLSSPVSAVAAEAPSAPSPFGGEEKEKEKEEGQFEWLDQWYPLAPVCDLDPGAPHGKTVLGLRVVAWYDRAVDEWRVFDDACPHRLAPLSEGRIDDKGRLQCVYHGWCFDGRGSCQFIPQAPALGPPVHKNSKACVASYPSVVQNNILWFYPRADEEHQDILQRKRPPFIPEIDDPSFVTVYGVRDLPYGYDVLVENLMDPAHVPYAHKGLMGKLRKKEDPGRVEFDVEGGGPVKMKIVEANIAGFLSEQDNSGYFRYVAPCTFYGSPLPKEEKGEEKKKKPPQFMLVFMCVPVSPGKSRVIWAFPRNVGVWLDKVIPRWYYHIGQNAILDSDIYLLHIEERNFAAAGVENWQKAVYVPTSSDNMVIAFRNWFRKHCKSQVGWAAPTIGQLPETPTKDKLMERYWSHVAQCRSCSAALKTMKALEVALQVASVAVVGFLAVAKGTLVTSVVQRAAVVSLAVLCFAASRWLASFIEKNFYFQDYVHAYK; encoded by the exons ATggatcccctctccctcctcgtccccCGCGCGCGCCCTTCGCTCCCGCTCccgctccgcgccgccgccccggccatcagcAGCGCCAGAGCGGCGGCACCGGCCCCGCGACGGTGGCGGCAGCGCGCGCGGCTGTCGTCGCCGGTGTCGGCCGTGGCGGCGGAGGCGCCATCGGCGCCGTCGCCGTTCGGTggcgaggagaaggagaaggagaaggaggaggggcagTTCGAGTGGCTGGACCAGTGGTACCCGCTGGCCCCGGTGTGCGACCTGGACCCCGGCGCGCCGCACGGCAAGACGGTGCTGGGCCTCCGCGTGGTGGCCTGGTACGACCGCGCCGTCGACGAGTGGCGCGTGTTCGACGACGCCTGCCCGCACCGCCTGGCGCCGCTCTCCGAGGGCCGCATCGACGACAAGGGCCGCCTCCAGTGCGTCTACCACGGCTGGTGCTTCGACGGCCGCGGCTCCTGCCAGTTCATCCCCCAGGCCCCCGCCCTCGGCCCCCCT GTGCACAAGAACAGCAAGGCGTGCGTGGCGTCGTACCCGAGCGTGGTGCAGAACAACATCCTGTGGTTCTACCCGAGGGCCGACGAGGAGCACCAGGACATTCTGCAGAGGAAGCGCCCGCCATTCATCCCGGAGATCGACGACCCCTCCTTCGTCACCGTCTACGGCGTCAGGGACCTCCCCTACGG GTACGATGTGTTGGTGGAGAACCTCATGGACCCTGCACACGTCCCCTACGCGCACAAGGGGCTGATGGGCAAGCTTCGCAAGAAGGAAGACCCCGGAAG AGTTGAGTTCGACGTCGAAGGCGGCGGGCCAGTGAAGATGAAGATAGTGGAGGCGAATATCGCCGGCTTCCTGTCGGAGCAGGACAATAGCGGCTACTTCCGGTATGTCGCGCCATGCACCTTCTACGGCTCGCCCCTCCCCAAAGAGGAAAAGGGAGAG gagaagaagaagaagccgccTCAGTTCATGCTGGTGTTCATGTGCGTCCCGGTGTCTCCAGGGAAAAGCAGGGTGATCTGGGCGTTCCCGAGGAACGTCGGCGTCTGGCTCGACAAGGTCATACCGCGGTGGTACTACCACATCGGCCAGAACGCCATCCTGGACTCAGACATCTACCTCCTCCATATCGAG GAGCGCAACTTCGCCGCGGCGGGCGTCGAAAACTGGCAGAAAGCCGTGTATGTGCCGACGTCATCGGACAACATGGTGATCGCCTTCAGGAACTGGTTCAGAAAGCACTGCAAGAGTCAGGTCGGCTGGGCCGCCCCAACAATCGGCCAGCTACCAGAGACTCCAACCAAAGACAAGCTCATGGAGAG GTACTGGTCGCACGTTGCGCAGTGCAGGAGCTGCAGCGCcgcgctgaagaccatgaaggcactGGAGGTCGCCCTGCAGGTCGCTTCGGTGGCGGTCGTCGGGTTCCTCGCCGTCGCCAAGGGGACACTGGTGACGTCGGTCGTGCAGAGAGCCGCCGTCGTGTCCTTGGCCGTGCTGTGCTTCGCCGCGTCCCGCTGGCTCGCGAGCTTCATCGAGAAGAACTTCTATTTCCAGGATTACGTCCATGCCTACAAGTGA
- the LOC119312353 gene encoding elongation factor P-like isoform X1: MQILRRNLLEASRRLSFLLHSPPPAAHAHAHAVATLSAARRDPSAGSLAATPWAATQRRGAKILGSDVKLGNVIQRRGRIYQVIKSHHSHQGRGGATIQVELRDVDTGNKIVERFRTDEALERVFVEDKPFTYLYQEGDNVALMEPNTFEQLEVSKELFGKNAAYLKDEMKVTLQFFDGRALSGSVPPRVTCTVVEAQPNAKGLTATPQYKRVLLDNGLTVLAPPFVEVGENIVVSTVDDSYMTRA; this comes from the exons ATGCAGATCCTCCGGCGGAACCTTCTCGAAGCTTCCCgccgcctctccttcctcctccactcTCCACCTCCCGCCGCCCACGCACACGCCCATGCCGTCGCCACCCTCTCCGCCGCCCGGCGGGACCCGTCCGCGGGCTCCCTCgccgccacgccgtgggccgccacGCAGCGCCGCGGCGCGAAGATACTCGGCTCCGAC GTCAAACTTGGAAATGTGATACAGAGAAGAG GCCGCATTTATCAG GTGATAAAATCGCATCATTCACATCAAGGAAGAGGAGGAGCCACAATACAG GTGGAACTGAGGGATGTTGACACTGGTAACAAAATAGTTGAAAGATTTCGTACTGACGAGGCTCTTGAGA GAGTTTTTGTTGAGGATAAGCCTTTCACATATCTGTATCAGGAAGGAGACAACGTGGCACTTATGGA GCCTAACACGTTTGAGCAACTCGAGGTTTCGAAGGAACTGTTTGGCAAAAACGCTGCATATCTGAAAG ATGAGATGAAGGTAACTCTACAATTCTTTGATGGCCGAGCGTTGTCTGGCTCAGTGCCTCCTCGTGTGACTTGCACTGTTGTTGAAGCACAGCCTAATGCAAAAGGCCTAACTGCTACACCTCA ATATAAGAGGGTCTTGCTGGATAATGGCCTTACAGTGCTT GCCCCGCCTTTTGTTGAAGTGGGTGAGAACATCGTTGTTAGTACTGTGGATGATTCATATATGACTAG GGCCTAA